DNA sequence from the Geobacter sp. AOG2 genome:
CAGGCACCTGTCCCGAGGATTGCGCATTTTGCGCCCAGTCCGCGCACCATTCGACCCAGGCGGCGGCTTATCCGCTTATTGATGAGGAGCAGATGGTGAGTTGCGCAAAAAGTGCCGAGCAGCACGGTGCCTCCTGTTACGGCATCATCACCAGCGGAACGGGGATCGGAAATAGGGACGAGTTGGACCGAATCTGTCGTACCCTGAAACGTATTCGCGAGGAGGCTGGTATCGCGCCTTCATGCTCACTGGGTATTATCGATTATGAAACTGCCTGCCTCCTCAGGGATGCGGGCATGGTCACCTACCATCATAACCTGGAAACTGCGCGCAGTTTTTTTCCGAACATTTGCAGCACCCACGATTACGATCAGGATGTAGAAACGATCCAGGCCGTCAAACGTGCCGGCCTGAAGGTTTGCTGCGGCGGAATTTTCGGTCTCGGTGAGAGTTTTGCCCAGCGTATCGAGATGGCTCTGACGTTACGTGAACTGGGGGCGGATTCAATTCCGATCAATTTCCTCGACCCGGTTGAAGGGACCCGTCTTGAGCACGCAGATTTTCTGACGCCGCTGGAGTGCCTCAGGACCATCGCCGTATACCGTTTTCTCCTGCCTGACCGGAAGATAACAGTCTGTGGTGGTCGTGAGAAAAACCTGCGTGAGTTGCAGTCCTGGATTTTCATGGCCGGCGCCAGCGGGATGATGACCGGCAATTATTTGACAAAGACCGGACGCAACCCCGTCTTTGACCGCCAGATGGTGGCTGACCTCGGCCTGACAATAGCCCCCTGCGGGTGCTCCTGATGCAAGCAGGTCGTTGAAAAACAGCCATCTCGCCGCCGTCCTCGAAGGTCCTTTCGTGCGGCGTAGCGCTGCTACGCCTCCTCAGGACCTTCTGCGGGTGCGATGATCTGGCTATTTTTGAACGACCTGGGTTTATCAACAACCATTTTAGAGGATTGCAATGGGTAAAGGCATATTTATAACCGGCACCGACACTGGCGTGGGCAAAACTGTTGTAACCGCTGTCCTGGCAAGGCTCCTGCGGATGAGGGGCATCAGCGTCGGCGTCATGAAGCCGGTGACCAGCGGCTGCAGCGAGGTGGACGGGGAGTTGGTCTCCGACGACGCGCTCCTCGCGAGCCGGGCCGCCGGCATTCCGTGCAGCGGAGATGTCACCCCTTACCTGCTCCGGGAGCCGCTGGCCCCTGCCGAGGCGGCCAAGATCGACGGCGTCAGGATCGAGTTCGCCCGGATCCGGGAGTCATTCGACCGGCTGGCAGAGGCGTACGACTTTGTGCTCGTTGAGGGGGCGGGTGGGCTGATGGTGCCGGTGGTCGGCGGGTTTCTCATGGCCGATCTGGCTCGGGAGCTCGATCTGCCGTTGCTGGTGGTGGCGCGCCCGAACCTGGGCACTATCAACCATACCGTGCTGACCTGCTTTGCCGCCCAGCAGATGGGGATTCCCGTATCCGGGGTCATCATCAATAGCTTCCCTAATGAGCCGGACTTGGCTGAACAAAGCGCGCCCCATTACATCGGCTCCCTGTGCGGGGCACCGGTGCTCGGCGTCTGGCCCCATGAGGACGCTCCCGACCAGATGGCGGCAGTGGAGCAGTTAGCCCGTTGGTTGGATCGTCAGCCGGAAACGGCCGTTGTGCTGAGGGAATTGGGGGTATGAGCCGGTGATGAGAAGGCGCTGCAAGCCACGGAGTATATCGCCGACCAAGAGATCCATTGCACGTCGTTTGAACACGGCAGTGTGCATATAGAAGGGACAAAGCGGCATGAACACCTATACAAGCGAGCAACTGAGGGCGTGGGACAAACGCCATGTGTGGCACCCGTTTACACAGATGCAGGATTGGGAGCGCGAGGAGCCGATTGTCATTACTCGCGGCGAGGGATGCTGGCTGATCGACAGCGACGGTAAACGTTATCTGGACGGTGTGGCTGCCATGTGGACCAATGTACATGGCCATTGCCGCAAGGAATTGAACGAGGCACTGAAGCTCCAGGTAGACCGTCTGGAACATTCAACGCTTTTGGGGCTTGCCAGTGAGCAAAGCGTGATACTGGCTCACAAGTTGGCGGAGATTGCACCGTCCGGGCTTGATCGGGTGTTTTACTCAGATAACGGCTCCACGGCCATGGAGGTGGCGGTCAAGATGGCGTACCAGTTCCAGGTGCACCTGGGCCGGCCGGAGCGCAGCCGTTTCATCACCTTCAAAAACGGCTATCACGGTGACACGTTGGGGGCTGTCAGCGTAGGTGGCATTGACATCTATCACACCACCTTCCGCCCTTTGATGTTCGAGACTGTACAGGCGCCGGCTCCTTATTGTTACCGTTGCGAACTGGGCTGTTCCGACCAGGCTGCATGCGGCATGAAATGTCTCGATGTCCTGGAAGCCTTGATGGCGGAGCATGCCGCCACCTGTGCAGGCCTGGTGATCGAACCGCTTATTCAGGGGGCGGGGGGGATGATCGTGCAGCCGCACGGTTTTTTGAAACGGGTCAGGGAGTTGTGCGACTATTACGACCTGTTGATGGTTACCGACGAGGTGGCTACCGGTTTCGGGCGCACCGGCCGGATGTTTGCCTGCGAAAACGAGGATGTGGTCCCGGACATCATGGCTGTCTCCAAGGGGATTGCCGCAGGTTATCTGCCCATAGCCGCAACCTTGACGAACGAGCGGGTCTATGGGGCCTTTCTTGGGGAGTACGCAGAACTCAAGACCTTTTTTCATGGCCATACCTTCACCGGCAACCCTCTGGCGTGTGCCGTTGCCTTGAGAAGCCTGGAGTTGTTCGAGAGCGACCATCTTCTGGAAAATCTGCAGCCAAAGATTGCCCTGTTGGGGGGGCGCCTGGAGAGTATGATGGCACTCCCGCATGTGGGCAACGTACGTCAGTGCGGCATGGCGGCGGGGATCGAACTGGTGGACGACAGGGAGAGTCGCCGTGCGTATCCGTGGGAGCAGAAGATCGGCGTCAGGGTCTGCCAAGAGGCTCGTAGACATGGCATCTTTTCACGTCCGTTGGGGAATACGGTGGTGGTTTTCCCTCCCCTTGTCGTCAGCCCGGACGAGCTTGATTTCCTCATGGATGGGCTGGATCGGTCCATACGAACGATTACCGGCGACTGATTGCGGCCTGACGGCCTTTCCCTCAACTAATGACAATAGAATAGAAAAACCCCGCCGGTGTGATGCCAGGCGGGGTTTTTCTATGAAGTGCATCTGTGTGTGATGTGAATTACTTGGGCATCGGGCAGTACATATTGCCGTATGGCCGCTTGCTGCGGGGCAGCACCTTGACGAAGTGTTCTTTCAGTACATCTTTCGCATCGAGCTTGAAATCCCGGCAGAATTCCTTGACATGCCCTTCCAACTCCGCACGATCATTGTCATTGAGTTCGAAAACACCTACCTCCTTGGCAAGGCGGGATTCATCCACGCCCCCGCGTACGTAGATCACTCCCCCGTGCATGCCGGTACCGAACAGGTAGCCGTGTTTGTCCTTGGCCGGATCGTCGGTAAACATGCCCAGGAGAATCAGCACACCGCCAGCCATGTATTCGCCGAAGAAGTCACCCGCCTTACCACCGGCGATCAGGACCGGCTTGTTTTCCTTGTAGGACTTCATGTGGATACCGACCCGGTAGCCCACGTCTTTTCTGATGTGAATCCTGCCGCCGCGCATACCGTAGCCTAAGACGTCGCCGGCATGGCCGTGGACGATGACCTTGCCTGCGTTCATGGTGTTGCCGATATTATCCTGGGCATTTTCATTCACAATAATAGTTGCGCCATTCATGAATGCTGCCAAGTCATTGCCGGGGACGCCGTTGATGGTAATGGTCACAGGTTTATTGATCCCGTCGCCGATGAAATACTGGCCATTGACGTTGTCCAACTCGATCCTGTCCGTACCGGCCTGTACCGCTTCACGTATGGTGTTGTTAAGGTCGCGGTAGTAGATACCCTGTGCGTCTATTTTCATATAAAGCTCCACAAACTCTCAGTGTGATAGATGCTTAAGCGGTTCCTTCCACCATGGCGATGACCGGCTCCCCACCGCGCGGCGACCAGATGCGGGACGGAGCAGGGCATATCTCGCGGATGGCAGATTCCTCGGAAGCCATGTAGACGAAGTCGTCCTTTTCTGCGCAGACCAGTGGCCGCAGCTTGACCCGGTCGTTCAGCCCGATCAGGCCCTTGTTGCTGGCGAACAGGATGGCGAACGGCCCGTTCAACAGAGCACTGCCGTAGACTTGGCGGATAGCGGTGTAAAGATCCCGCTCGTTCTGGGGAAGTTGATCAATCAGCGACCAGAAGGGCGGCGCTAGGGCGGTGCAGGCCAGTTCGGGCGACAGTCCGTGCTTGCGGATCAGCAGGTCAAGCATATAGGCCACAACCTCGGTATCGGTCAGCATGGTGCACAGGTAGCCGTACATCTCCAGATAACGCTTGTTGATGCCGTAGGAGGAAATCTCCCCATTGTGGACGATGGACCAGTCCAACAGGGTGAAGGGGTGTGCGCCGCCCCACCAGCCGGGGGTGTTGGTAGGGAAACGGTTGTGGGCGGTCCAGATATGGCCGCTGTATTCCTCAAGGCGGAAGAACTCGGCGATCTCCTCGGGGAAACCGACCCCCTTGAAGGCACCCATATTCTTGCCGGAGGAAACCACAAAGGCCCCGTCTATCTCATGATTAATGGCCATGACGTGGCGGACGATCATGTCTGAGTCGGTCAAGCCCTGGTATTCCACCGCTTCCCGATATTCATCGGTTTCCAGTGGAGTGGCGAAATAGCGCTTGAAAACCGGCGGGTTGGCGATGGCCTTGGTGCGACGGGTCGGAATATCCTCCTGCTGTTCAATGTGGAAGTTCGCCTCAAGATATTCCTCGGTCAGTTGCAGGGCCATGGCATTCTCGTACATGAGGTGGAAGGCATAGAAGTCCTTGAACTCCGGGTAGATCCCGTAGGCGCCAAAACCTCCCCCCAGTCCGTTGCCCCGGTCATGCATGAGCGAGATGGATTTGATGATCACTGCGCCTTCTACCCGTGTCCCCTTTTTGGAGATGAAGCCGGTCAGTCCGCAGTTGGAGATGTCTTTCTGAAAGATGTGGGTCGGTTGTAGTTTCATAGATTGTCCTCATGTTGGGGCAAATTCCGTATTTGCCCGGTCTCCGGAACATTCGCCGGGAATGCCGCTCCGCAGGTTCAGTGTCCCGCGGCCCGCTCGGTGTGGCCGTTGTCGGTCACTTTTCCCTGCGGTGCAAAAAGCCTGTCCCTGATATCCCTGGAGAGGTTGAGGAACCCGAAGTCAGGCGTGAGCAAGCTCTCCCGGAAGGGGGTTACATCGATCTTTTCCCGGATCAATCCAGAGAAGATGCCGGCACGGTCAACGTTTCCTACCAGCACCGCGCCCACTAGGCGGTTATTTTGCAATACAACCTTGCGATACTGGTAGTTCTGGATGTCCTGATAGGTGTGGATTTCGTATTCGGTCGGTTCCTTGGGGTTGGTAACCCCCATGGAGATGGTGGAAACCTTGAAAAACTCGATGGAGTTCATGGCCAGGCCGCCCACGTATTCCTTCTTTTCGCCGGCCATGGCGGCACCGGCAATGTCTCCCTGGATGTAGGCGTCGGGCCAGATTGGCATGGGATTTTTCTGTCCGCTGAAAAAGTCGGCCGCTTCGGTCACGTCACCGGCGGCGTAGACGTCCTTTTTGGAGGTCTGCATCGTCGCATCCACCACGATGCCACGGTTGACCTCGATGTCGCTCCCCTTGAGAAAGGCCGCCGCCGGGCGTACGCCGATGGCCACGACAACGGTGTCACAGGGGATGAAGTCCCCTGATTTGAGGGTTACGCCGCTGATATCGGCCCCGTCCCCTTCGATGCGGACGATGGTGTCTTCGGTGATGACGTCGATGCCGTTGGCTTTCATTTTGCGAGCGACAATCTTGCCGGCCGGCCGGTCAAAGGCCGACGAAAGCACGCGGTCGGCCAGTTCTACGACGGACACCGGCTTGTCCAGCAGGTTCAGGCCCTCGGCCGCTTTGAGGCCGATCAGGCCGCCGCCGATCACCACGGCCCGGCTGATGTCAGGAGCGATACCTTTCAGTTTGGCGGCATCTTCCCAGGTGGTGAAAGTGAAGATGCGATCCTTGTCGGACATTCCTTCAATGGGCGGGATGAACGGGTCGCCGCCGGTGGCCAGCAGAAGCTTGTCGTAGGGGATGGCGTCGCCGGCGGCCAGTTTGATTTTTTTGGCCGCAGTGTCCACCGCCACTACTTCGGACTCCAGCAGCAGGTTGATGCGGTTCTGGAGGTAGAATTCGTTCGGCAGATAGGCCATACGCTTCTCGTTGATCAGGCCGCCCAGGAGGTAGGAGATTAGAGGCCGACCATAGACGTTATGCCTCTCCCGAGATATGACGGTGATATTGCCCTGCTGGTCCCGCTCGCGGATGGCGCGGATGGCGCCCACGGCGGCCACGGAATTGCCGACGATCACGTAGTTCATTTCTGGCTCCCCTCCCTGTACACGAGTGCCCGGTTGGGGCAGGCGTCAACGCACGCCGGCGACTGCCTGTCCGGGCAGAGGTCGCATTTGTTGGCCTTCTTCTTTTTGAGGTTGCGCTGGATGGCCCCGTAGGGGCAGGCCATCACGCATGACCAGCATCCCACGCATTGTTCGGTGTCAATACGTACAATCCCTTCGGCATTCTTCTGTATGGCGCCGGAAATGCAGGCTCGCAGACAGTCCGGCTCGTCGCAGTGCCGACAGGTGGTCGAAAGGGATATGATCCCGCCGTGCAACTCCTCCACCGTGCAGCGGGAAATGGGGCGCTCCGGCTCATGCAGAAAGGCTTTGACCGGGTCTTTCGAGAGCGAGTGCTCGGTGATACAGCCCACCTCGCACAGGTGGCAGCCGATACAGGCGTCTTCAATGGTGTAGATTCGTTTCATGGTCTATTCTCCGGCCGGCATGACGCCGAGCAAGTACATGTCTTTCTCAGTCAACCCGACGGCGCGCAGTTTGTAACGGTTGCCGCGTAGAGATTCCAGGGCATTCAGGCCCATACCGCCCAGAATCTCTTTCATTTCGTGGCCCCAGGCATGGATCAGGTTGACTAACTTCTCAGCGCCGATCTCCGGGTTGAGACGTTTGGCCAGGTAGGGGTTGTTGGTGGTGATGCCCCATGGGCACTTACCGGTATAGCACCGCTGGCAGAGGGTGCATCCCAGGGCCAGCAGGGTCGAAGTGCCCAGGTTGATGGCATCGGCGCCCAGGGCAATGGCCTTGATGGCATCGCCGGAGTTACGTACGCCGCCGCCGACCACGATGGATACCTGGTTGCGGATGCCTTCGTCACGCAGCCGGGAGTCAACCGCCGCCAGGGCCAGTTCCATGGGGATGCCGACGTTGTCGCGGATGACCTGGGGCGCGGCGCCCGTGCCGCCGCGGAATCCGTCGATGGTGATGATATCGGCTCCGGCCCGGGCCACGCCCGAGGCGATAGCGGCTATGTGGTGAACCGCGGCGATCTTGACCGACACCGGCTTGGTGTAGTTAGTGGCCTCTTTCAAGGCATAGATCAACTGGCGCAGGTCCTCGATGGAATAGATGTCGTGGTGAGGCGCCGGCGAGATGGCGTCGGAACCCATGGGAATCATGCGGGTCTCGGATATCTGGTCATCGACCTTTTCACCCGGGAGGTGGCCGCCGATCCCCGGTTTGGCACCCTGACCTATCTTGATTTCAATGCCGACCCCTGCATTCAGATACTGTTCGCTGACGCCGAAACGGCCCGAAGCAACCTGGACGATGACGTTTTTCCCGTACTTATAGAGGTCCTTGTGTAGCCCCCCCTCTCCGGTATTGTAGATCGTGCCCAACTCCTGGGCAGCGGCGGCCATGGCGCGATGGGCATTCAGGTTCAGGGCGCCGTAGCTCATGGCAGAGAAGATAAAGGGGTATTCCAGGGTGAGTTGCGGCGTCAATTTTGTTTTCAGCTCAGGTTTTCCGGTTTTCTTGTTATGAACGACTTCGATATGGTCCGGCTTCTTGCCAAGATAAGTACGTAGTTCCATCGGCTCGCGCAGCGGGTCGATGGATGGGTTGGTCACCTGTGATGCGTCCAGAAGCAGGTGGTCCCAGTAGATCGGGTACTTGGCCGGATTGCCCATGGCCGCGAGCAGGATGCCGCCGGTATCGGCCTGGGCATAAAGATTGCGGATATGGGATGTGGACCAGGATTCGTTCTTTTTGAATGCCTCCTGATTCTGGCGGATGGTAATGGCGCCG
Encoded proteins:
- a CDS encoding 4Fe-4S dicluster domain-containing protein, which translates into the protein MKRIYTIEDACIGCHLCEVGCITEHSLSKDPVKAFLHEPERPISRCTVEELHGGIISLSTTCRHCDEPDCLRACISGAIQKNAEGIVRIDTEQCVGCWSCVMACPYGAIQRNLKKKKANKCDLCPDRQSPACVDACPNRALVYREGSQK
- the bioD gene encoding dethiobiotin synthase; the encoded protein is MGKGIFITGTDTGVGKTVVTAVLARLLRMRGISVGVMKPVTSGCSEVDGELVSDDALLASRAAGIPCSGDVTPYLLREPLAPAEAAKIDGVRIEFARIRESFDRLAEAYDFVLVEGAGGLMVPVVGGFLMADLARELDLPLLVVARPNLGTINHTVLTCFAAQQMGIPVSGVIINSFPNEPDLAEQSAPHYIGSLCGAPVLGVWPHEDAPDQMAAVEQLARWLDRQPETAVVLRELGV
- the bioB gene encoding biotin synthase BioB, with amino-acid sequence MKETIRKLADFVMAGHSVDYDDALRLGDVEGAEFYELLAEAGRIREHFVGKAVTLCSIINAKSGTCPEDCAFCAQSAHHSTQAAAYPLIDEEQMVSCAKSAEQHGASCYGIITSGTGIGNRDELDRICRTLKRIREEAGIAPSCSLGIIDYETACLLRDAGMVTYHHNLETARSFFPNICSTHDYDQDVETIQAVKRAGLKVCCGGIFGLGESFAQRIEMALTLRELGADSIPINFLDPVEGTRLEHADFLTPLECLRTIAVYRFLLPDRKITVCGGREKNLRELQSWIFMAGASGMMTGNYLTKTGRNPVFDRQMVADLGLTIAPCGCS
- the bioA gene encoding adenosylmethionine--8-amino-7-oxononanoate transaminase — its product is MNTYTSEQLRAWDKRHVWHPFTQMQDWEREEPIVITRGEGCWLIDSDGKRYLDGVAAMWTNVHGHCRKELNEALKLQVDRLEHSTLLGLASEQSVILAHKLAEIAPSGLDRVFYSDNGSTAMEVAVKMAYQFQVHLGRPERSRFITFKNGYHGDTLGAVSVGGIDIYHTTFRPLMFETVQAPAPYCYRCELGCSDQAACGMKCLDVLEALMAEHAATCAGLVIEPLIQGAGGMIVQPHGFLKRVRELCDYYDLLMVTDEVATGFGRTGRMFACENEDVVPDIMAVSKGIAAGYLPIAATLTNERVYGAFLGEYAELKTFFHGHTFTGNPLACAVALRSLELFESDHLLENLQPKIALLGGRLESMMALPHVGNVRQCGMAAGIELVDDRESRRAYPWEQKIGVRVCQEARRHGIFSRPLGNTVVVFPPLVVSPDELDFLMDGLDRSIRTITGD
- a CDS encoding NAD(P)/FAD-dependent oxidoreductase produces the protein MNYVIVGNSVAAVGAIRAIRERDQQGNITVISRERHNVYGRPLISYLLGGLINEKRMAYLPNEFYLQNRINLLLESEVVAVDTAAKKIKLAAGDAIPYDKLLLATGGDPFIPPIEGMSDKDRIFTFTTWEDAAKLKGIAPDISRAVVIGGGLIGLKAAEGLNLLDKPVSVVELADRVLSSAFDRPAGKIVARKMKANGIDVITEDTIVRIEGDGADISGVTLKSGDFIPCDTVVVAIGVRPAAAFLKGSDIEVNRGIVVDATMQTSKKDVYAAGDVTEAADFFSGQKNPMPIWPDAYIQGDIAGAAMAGEKKEYVGGLAMNSIEFFKVSTISMGVTNPKEPTEYEIHTYQDIQNYQYRKVVLQNNRLVGAVLVGNVDRAGIFSGLIREKIDVTPFRESLLTPDFGFLNLSRDIRDRLFAPQGKVTDNGHTERAAGH
- a CDS encoding glutamine amidotransferase family protein produces the protein MKLQPTHIFQKDISNCGLTGFISKKGTRVEGAVIIKSISLMHDRGNGLGGGFGAYGIYPEFKDFYAFHLMYENAMALQLTEEYLEANFHIEQQEDIPTRRTKAIANPPVFKRYFATPLETDEYREAVEYQGLTDSDMIVRHVMAINHEIDGAFVVSSGKNMGAFKGVGFPEEIAEFFRLEEYSGHIWTAHNRFPTNTPGWWGGAHPFTLLDWSIVHNGEISSYGINKRYLEMYGYLCTMLTDTEVVAYMLDLLIRKHGLSPELACTALAPPFWSLIDQLPQNERDLYTAIRQVYGSALLNGPFAILFASNKGLIGLNDRVKLRPLVCAEKDDFVYMASEESAIREICPAPSRIWSPRGGEPVIAMVEGTA
- a CDS encoding glutamate synthase-related protein, whose product is MLYKSVNESFNEFIIERSDLKCIRCKVCVRQCAYEVHNYVEADDRLAEDNTLCIGCRRCSALCPTGAITIRQNQEAFKKNESWSTSHIRNLYAQADTGGILLAAMGNPAKYPIYWDHLLLDASQVTNPSIDPLREPMELRTYLGKKPDHIEVVHNKKTGKPELKTKLTPQLTLEYPFIFSAMSYGALNLNAHRAMAAAAQELGTIYNTGEGGLHKDLYKYGKNVIVQVASGRFGVSEQYLNAGVGIEIKIGQGAKPGIGGHLPGEKVDDQISETRMIPMGSDAISPAPHHDIYSIEDLRQLIYALKEATNYTKPVSVKIAAVHHIAAIASGVARAGADIITIDGFRGGTGAAPQVIRDNVGIPMELALAAVDSRLRDEGIRNQVSIVVGGGVRNSGDAIKAIALGADAINLGTSTLLALGCTLCQRCYTGKCPWGITTNNPYLAKRLNPEIGAEKLVNLIHAWGHEMKEILGGMGLNALESLRGNRYKLRAVGLTEKDMYLLGVMPAGE